From Aedes albopictus strain Foshan chromosome 1, AalbF5, whole genome shotgun sequence, one genomic window encodes:
- the LOC134289979 gene encoding OTU domain-containing protein 3-like yields MELQDVRIKTVEVPGDGNCLFYAVVQQLSGRKCFDSQFFNEAMRLRRRTVDYLMSHKTEMRDVILAEIITSSNVTTSNLSDRQLDEKIDQHLRNLAKCGTWAGGEALMAIKEIVGANIRIYNPHYQPLELVHGNGRCKTIEIYFNGINHYDSVELGPGGGQTVQGNEDRGKARHGSADLGVESRSKAQLKDELKRNEQGRVEMEIVGGYRAQMSKVRKIGVQESGDLILEMRNKDQLSVERDNIEQGSGNLEVVRGVKEQMNVEMRKVVQGGVALGLEKGKQEQLLAENDNTEQGTMELEEVRENQTQLNEERSTDEQGSRELGIRGEKETQLGEGRENVTQGDLGNMREIQAITKQHSLKIDQQSTKYFTLGDV; encoded by the exons ATGGAGCTTCAAGACGTGCGGATAAAAACAGTGGAAGTACCAGGTGATGGTAACTGCCTGTTCTACGCGGTGGTTCAGCAGTTGTCAGGGAGGAAGTGTTTCGATTCGCAATTCTTCAACGAAGCTATGAGGCTGCGAAGAAGAACGGTGGATTACCTGATGTCGCACAAGACAGAGATGAGGGACGTAATACTAGCCGAGATCATCACCTCGTCAAATGTAACCACGTCCAATCTCTCAGACAGGCAACTGGACGAGAAAATCGACCAACATCTACGAAATCTGGCAAAATGCGGAACATGGGCTGGCGGAGAAGCACTAATGGCGATAAAAGAGATTGTTGGTGCTAACATCAGGATTTACAATCCACACTACCAACCGTTGGAATTGGTTCACGGTAATGGGAGGTGTAAAACCATTGAAATATATTTCAACGGAATCAACCACTACGATAGCGTAGAATTAGGACCAGGAGGAGGACAGACGGTACAGGGAAATGAAGATAGGGGGAAGGCAAGACATGGAAGCGCAGACCTAGGAGTAGAATCGAGAAGCAAGGCACAACTGAAGGACGAATTGAAACGTAATGAACAAGGAAGAGTAGAGATGGAAATAGTGGGTGGTTATAGAGCGCAAATGAGTAAAGTAAGGAAAATTGGGGTACAAGAAAGCGGAGATCTAATATTGGAGATGAGAAATAAGGACCAGTTGAGTGTAGAGAGAGACAATATTGAGCAAGGAAGCGGGAACCTAGAAGTAGTGAGAGGAGTTAAGGAACAAATGAACGTAGAGATGAGGAAGGTTGTACAAGGAGGAGTAGCCCTGGGATTGGAGAAGGGAAAACAAGAACAGCTGCTCGCGGAGAACGATAATACTGAACAGGGAACCATGGAGCTAGAAGAAGTTAGAGAAAATCAGACGCAATTGAACGAAGAGAGAAGCACTGATGAACAAGGAAGCAGGGAACTAGGAATAAGGGGAGAAAAGGAGACACAACTTGGCGAGGGGAGAGAAAATGTCACACAAGG AGACTTAGGGAATATGCGGGAGATCCAGGCTATCACCAAGCAGCATTCACTAAAGATAGATCAACAGTCGACCAAATATTTTACGCTAGGAGATGTCTAG